In Daucus carota subsp. sativus chromosome 4, DH1 v3.0, whole genome shotgun sequence, one DNA window encodes the following:
- the LOC108219268 gene encoding succinate dehydrogenase subunit 5, mitochondrial — protein sequence MEKAILIRALYRSAIRRSLGSPTVIGSTSTNINHYLTQGNRCLHLSATVKRLSPDIRTPFLMTMNIGRTRSFSDDVTHMPAINDADIKTAIKDLLAADWSELPSAVTKDAKRALSKDTEDKAGQETLKNVLLAAEAVEEFTGKLVSLRMEIDDSVGLSGENVKPLPDLFSKALLTAFQRYNAYLEAFGPDEAFLRKKVENELGTRMIHLKMRCGGLGSEWGKITVLGTSGLSGSYVEHRA from the exons ATGGAGAAAGCTATATTAATAAGAGCTTTATATCGTTCAGCCATTCGCAGATCCTTAGGTTCCCCTACCGTCATTGGAAGCACATCAACTAACATCAACCACTACCTCACCCAGGGTAACCGATGTTTACATCTCTCTGCGACTGTTAAACGGCTTTCTCCAG ATATCCGCACCCCTTTCTTAATGACGATGAACATTGGAAGAACACGTTCTTTCAGTGATGACGTGACTCACATGCCTGCCATAAATGATGCTGACATAAAAACCGCCATCAAGGATCTATTGGCTGCAGATTGGAGTGAACTTCCAAGTGCTGTCACTAAGGATGCAAAAAGGGCATTGTCTAAGGACACAGAAGACAAGGCTGGCCAAGAGACTTTGAAAAATGTTCTTCTTGCAGCTGAGGCAGTTGAGGAATTTACAGGAAAGCTTGTATCCCTGAGGATGGAAATTGATGACTCTGTTGGATTAAGTGGCGAG AATGTGAAGCCTCTACCAGATCTATTCTCCAAAGCATTACTGACTGCTTTTCAACGTTACAATGCATATTTGGAAGCTTTTGGACCTGATGAGGCTTTTTTGCGGAAGAAAGTAGAAAATGAGCTGGGGACGAGAATGATACACTTGAAAATGCGGTGTGGCGGTCTTGGTTCTGAATGGGGAAAG ATCACAGTTCTTGGGACTTCTGGGCTTTCTGGTTCTTATGTTGAGCACAGAGCATAA
- the LOC108216451 gene encoding kelch repeat-containing protein At3g27220 isoform X1, which produces MNILLLLFTCILAAALFFNLLWASISSSITPNWPSNQPHRVVIANYSINVENIKKVEIKEKKANGESISPTFADLPAPELQWEKMTSAPVPRLDGFAIQIENLFYVFAGYGTIDVVHSHVDVYNFTDDSWVDRFDMPKEMANSHLGMATDGRYIYVISGQRGPQCRGPTAQNFVLDTKTKKWTSMPPLPAPRYAPATQLWKGRLHVMGGSKENRHTPGVDHWSLAVKNGKALEKQWLLETPIPRGGPHRACVALDDGVIVIGGQEGDFMAKPGSPIFKCSRRHEVVYPDVYKLDAEMKWEVLPPMPKPDSHIESSWVVVNNSIILIGGTTEKHPVTKRMILVGEVFQFHLDSKKWSVIGKLPFRCKTTLAAFWDGWLYFTSGQRDRGPDNPQPRKVIGEMWRTKLSLSQ; this is translated from the exons ATGAACATTCTGCTTCTCTTGTTCACATGCATTCTTGCTGCTGCACTCTTTTTCAATCTACTCTGGGCTTCTATCTCTTCTTCAATCACACCTAATTGGCCTTCCAATCAACCCCATCGTGTTGTTATAGCAAATTACTCTATCAACGTTGAGAATATTAAG AAAGTagaaattaaagaaaagaagGCTAATGGGGAATCGATCTCTCCAACGTTTGCTGATCTACCTGCACCGGAGCTACAATGGGAGAAGATGACATCAGCTCCTGTGCCACGGTTAGATGGGTTTGCAATACAGATTGAGAACCTTTTCTATGTTTTTGCAGGCTATGGAACTATTGATGTT GTACACTCCCACGtagatgtttataattttacagatgatTCTTGGGTAGACAGATTTGACATGCCTAAAGAAATGGCAAATTCACATTTAGGAATGGCAACTGATGGCAGGTACATATATGTGATTTCCGGTCAACGTGGTCCGCAATGCAGGGGTCCAACAGCTCAGAATTTTGTGTTAGACACCAAGACTAAGAAGTGGACGTCAATGCCTCCCTTACCAGCACCTAG GTATGCTCCAGCCACTCAACTTTGGAAAGGCAGACTTCACGTGATGGGTGGCAGCAAAGAGAATCGCCATACGCCTGGTGTAGATCACTGGAGCCTTGCTGTAAAGAATGGCAAAGCACTTGAGAAGCAATGGCTGTTGGAAACACCCATTCCCCGGGGTGGACCCCACAG AGCTTGTGTTGCACTTGATGATGGAGTTATAGTTATCGGTGGTCAAGAAGGGGATTTCATGGCTAAACCTGGGTCCCCTATCTTCAAGTGCTCACGCAGACATGAG GTAGTCTATCCTGATGTTTACAAGCTGGATGCCGAGATGAAATGGGAAGTGTTACCTCCAATGCCTAAACCTGACTCTCACATAGAGTCTTCTTGGGTGGTTGTTAACAATTCCATTATCCTCATCGGAGGCACGACAGAGAAACACCCCGTGACTAAAAGGATGATCTTGGTTGGAGAAGTGTTCCAGTTTCATCTTGATTCAAAG AAGTGGTCAGTTATCGGGAAACTTCCATTTCGTTGCAAAACCACACTAGCTGCCTTTTGGGATGGATGGTTATATTTTACTTCTGGACAGAGAGATAGAGGACCAGATAACCCACAACCAAGGAAAGTCATAGGAGAGATGTGGAGAACTAAATTGAGTTTGAGTCAGTAA
- the LOC108216451 gene encoding kelch repeat-containing protein At3g27220 isoform X2, with amino-acid sequence MNILLLLFTCILAAALFFNLLWASISSSITPNWPSNQPHRVVIANYSINVENIKKVEIKEKKANGESISPTFADLPAPELQWEKMTSAPVPRYIYVISGQRGPQCRGPTAQNFVLDTKTKKWTSMPPLPAPRYAPATQLWKGRLHVMGGSKENRHTPGVDHWSLAVKNGKALEKQWLLETPIPRGGPHRACVALDDGVIVIGGQEGDFMAKPGSPIFKCSRRHEVVYPDVYKLDAEMKWEVLPPMPKPDSHIESSWVVVNNSIILIGGTTEKHPVTKRMILVGEVFQFHLDSKKWSVIGKLPFRCKTTLAAFWDGWLYFTSGQRDRGPDNPQPRKVIGEMWRTKLSLSQ; translated from the exons ATGAACATTCTGCTTCTCTTGTTCACATGCATTCTTGCTGCTGCACTCTTTTTCAATCTACTCTGGGCTTCTATCTCTTCTTCAATCACACCTAATTGGCCTTCCAATCAACCCCATCGTGTTGTTATAGCAAATTACTCTATCAACGTTGAGAATATTAAG AAAGTagaaattaaagaaaagaagGCTAATGGGGAATCGATCTCTCCAACGTTTGCTGATCTACCTGCACCGGAGCTACAATGGGAGAAGATGACATCAGCTCCTGTGCCACG GTACATATATGTGATTTCCGGTCAACGTGGTCCGCAATGCAGGGGTCCAACAGCTCAGAATTTTGTGTTAGACACCAAGACTAAGAAGTGGACGTCAATGCCTCCCTTACCAGCACCTAG GTATGCTCCAGCCACTCAACTTTGGAAAGGCAGACTTCACGTGATGGGTGGCAGCAAAGAGAATCGCCATACGCCTGGTGTAGATCACTGGAGCCTTGCTGTAAAGAATGGCAAAGCACTTGAGAAGCAATGGCTGTTGGAAACACCCATTCCCCGGGGTGGACCCCACAG AGCTTGTGTTGCACTTGATGATGGAGTTATAGTTATCGGTGGTCAAGAAGGGGATTTCATGGCTAAACCTGGGTCCCCTATCTTCAAGTGCTCACGCAGACATGAG GTAGTCTATCCTGATGTTTACAAGCTGGATGCCGAGATGAAATGGGAAGTGTTACCTCCAATGCCTAAACCTGACTCTCACATAGAGTCTTCTTGGGTGGTTGTTAACAATTCCATTATCCTCATCGGAGGCACGACAGAGAAACACCCCGTGACTAAAAGGATGATCTTGGTTGGAGAAGTGTTCCAGTTTCATCTTGATTCAAAG AAGTGGTCAGTTATCGGGAAACTTCCATTTCGTTGCAAAACCACACTAGCTGCCTTTTGGGATGGATGGTTATATTTTACTTCTGGACAGAGAGATAGAGGACCAGATAACCCACAACCAAGGAAAGTCATAGGAGAGATGTGGAGAACTAAATTGAGTTTGAGTCAGTAA